Part of the Nitrospinota bacterium genome is shown below.
TGGAAGAGATTGAGCCGGTATTTCGTAACGTGGCCCAATGGCTGAAGCCGGACGGGCGTTTTGTTTTCGTGACAACCCATCCTTGTTTTCGGATTCCCCGGCAAACGCATTGGGGCTGGGATGAAGAGAAAAAAATTGAGTATCGACGAGTCGATCGTTACGCAACGGATCTCACCATCCCGATAATCACGCCACGGGTGGCAAGCTCCGAAGGATATACTTATACGTATCACCGATCGCTACAAAATTATTTTGAGGCGTTGGCGGCGGCGGGCCTTTGTGTGGAGCGCCTGGAAGAATGGGCATCCGAAAAAAACAGTGAACCGGGAAAGCGGGCAAAAGCGGAAAACCGGGCCCGGAAGGAGATTCCCTTGTTTTTAGCTTTGAGTGCCCGCCCCATTCCAATAAAACCCGCCAGTCAGAAATAAGGGTATCTCTAAAAATTGACTAAATGCTCCTAATCGTCAACTTAAGGAGATGGCTTTGTTTTAGTGGAACAGGCGACCTGCCCTTAAATTTAAGGATAGGTCGCCCGTGCCACCAATATAAGAAATCCTTGTACAGTGTTCGATTTCCTGTAATAAACTAATTTTTAGAGATGCCCTTAAGAAGGCACTGTAGTGCAAATTTGGATGAAAATTTTTTGATGGCATAGAAATTAAATCCCCCCAGCCCCCTTCATAGAAGGGGGAGCCAATCTTTTAACATCAAACTCCCCCTCCCTCTTAAAAACGAGACCTTGTTTTTTTACCCTGTTGATCCTGTAAAAAAGTTTTGTCTTAACAAACCACCGGGTCTTTTTCGGCTTTCACCTTTTTTCCCGCAGACCAGGTTTGATCGACGAAGTTCTCGCCGAAATAGTAGAACATATCCCTGTAGTCATTGGTTTTGAGCACCAGAAAATCCGCCCGCTGGCCGGGGAGGAGCCCGCCGTATTCCTTGTGGCTGTCCAACGCCCTGGCGGAACCATAGGTTGCCGCGATCAAGGCCTGCTCGGGGCTGATCCGGTACAGTGAATGGGCCAGGGTCAACACCGTCTGCATATTGTAAGACGGGCTGCTGCCCGGATTGCAGTCGGTGCCCAACGCCAGGGTCACGCCGGCTTCGATCAGGGCGTGCACCGGCGGAATCTTTTTTCCGCCCAGAAAAAAGGTCACCCCCGGCATGAGGACGGCGGTGGTTCCCGACAACTCCATCGCCCGAATATCGTGCGGGGTGGCGTGCTCCAGATGATCGCAGGAAATAGCGCCTAATTGGGCGGCGTTATAACAGCCCCCCTGATGCGAGAACTCTTCCACATGCGCGCGCAGTTGATGAAATCCCACCAATTTCGCGTGCAGAAACAACCGCCGCAAGTCGGCGACGGTGAACACATCCCTTTCACAGAAAATATCCACGCCGTCCGCCAGGCCACGGAATTTCGGCAGGTGCTCCATCACAAACTCGAAATATTGACTTATTTTTTGTCCCTTGGGAACCGCGTGAGCGCCCAGGTAAGTAAGGGTGATGGGGATTCTCAGGTTTTTCCTGAGACGCTGGCCGACCTTCAGCATCTTCATTTCCGTGTCCAGGTCGAGACCGTAGCCGGACTTGATTTCAAACGCCGTGGTGCCGAGCGTCATCATCCGGCGCACCCGTTTTTTTGCGGATTCATACAATTCTTCTTCCGTCGCCTTGCGGGTGGCGTCGACCGTTCCCAGAATGCCGCCGCCATTCTTGAGAATTTCCATGTAAGAGGTTCCCGTCGCGCGTTGTTCCATTTCACCCTTGCGTTCCCCGGCATAAATGAGGTGGGTGTGGCAGTCCACCAGCCCCGGAATCACGGACTTTCCCTCACAATCGATCACCCTGGAATATTTTTTCGGGTCGATCCCTGAATCACGGATCACCTTATTCACCCTGCCTTGACTCACCAGCATGGCGCATTTGGTTTTTCTCACCAGTTTCGGAGTCTCGCCCTCAGGGTCTACCTGAATCAATTCACCAATATTTTTAAAACAAATGACCTTTTCCATTTAGATTCCTTTTGAGATGAGTGTTTTCAGCGACCCCGGACACACCGCAATAAAAAAGATCTTTTAAAACATTTAAAAGCCTCAACACCCCCCTCACCCAACCCTCTCCCCCAGGGGGAGAAGGCTAATCTTTCTTTGCGGCTCGCGAGCGAAGCGTACCCCTTCGGGGCATGAAGGCAACGGAAAGGATATCACAAGCGTTTGCCGCGAATTCGCCCTCCGCGGAGGAGGGGCAGGGGAACTTTTTTTTCTTTAGCCACTTTTATTGCGATCTCGTAGCCGGCATCGACGTGGCGGGCGATGCCCAACCCCGGATCGTTGGTCAGGACCCTATCGAGGCGATCCTGTTTTTTCCGCGTGCCATCGGCGACGATGACCATTCCGGCGTGCAGGGAATTGCCAATGCCCACGCCGCCGCCATGATGATAACTGACCCAGCTGGCACCCGACACGGCGTTGACCGCAAAGTTAAGCAACGGCCAGTCAGCGACTGCGTCACTGCCATCGACCATACCTTCCGTTTCGCGATTTGGCGACGCCACACTGCCGCAATCGAGGTGGTCGCGACCGATCACGATGGGGGCCGCCACTTTTCCCGATTTGACCAGCCGGTTCATGACGCGGCCCATTTTTTCCCTCTCGCCGTAGCCCAGCCAGCAGACCCGGGTGGGCAGGCCAAGAACCGGCACCTGCTTCCTGGCTTTTTCGATCCAGCGGTGGAGGCCGGTTTTTTCCGGAAACGTTTTGATCACCGCGTCGTCCACCGCCCACAGGTCTTTTTTCTTGCCAGATAACATGGCCCAGCGGAAGGGTCCCTGCCCCTCGAAGAATAACGGACGGATGTAGGCAAGCACAAACCCTGGATAAATAAAGGAACCATCCTTTTTACGGATATCGAGCCCGCCCAACTCCGCCTGGCCTCTGAGGTTGTTGCCATAGTCAAACACCACCGCGCCCTGATTTTGCAGTTCGATCATCGCCCGGGCATGCTCGACTGTGGTGGACAGCGAACGTTTACGATACTCGTCAGGATTTTTACCCTTAAGAGTCATCAGCGAATCATAGCTCTTACCCTCGGGAACATAGTCCATGAGATTATGGGCGGAAGTCTGGTCGGTTACGATGTCGGGAATCCGCTTGCGCTCGAGCAGTTGTTTCGCCGCTGTGGCTCCATTTACAATCAGCCCGACGCTGACCGGCTTTTTCTGCGCCAAACCCTCATCAATCCATTGCAAGGCTTCGTCCATTGATGCAGTCGCCCGGTCGAGATAACCTTCCCTGAGACGGCGTTCCACCTGGGCGGGATTCACTTCGGCGATCAGGATACAGGCCTCATTCATCGTCCCCGCCAGCGGTTGCGCCGCGCCCATGTTGCCAAGGCCAGAGGTGAAAATCCATTTCCCGAGCAGGCTGGACGCACCAAATTCCTGTTTTCCGCAGGCCCCAAAGGTTTCATAAGTTCCCTGTAGAATTCCCTGGGTGCCGATATAGATCCAGCTTCCTGCGGTCATTTGCCCGTACATCATCAAACCCAGTCGGTCGAGATGGTCAAAATGCTCCTGGGTGGCGTAGGCCGGAACCAGATTCGAGTTGGCGATGATGACTCTGGGAGCTTCGGGATGACTTCTGGCGATGTAAACGGGCTTCCCCGACTGAATGCAGAGGGTTTGATCCGGTTTCAGCCGTTTCAGTTCATAAACGATCCGGTGATATTCGCGCCAGTTGCGGGCGGCGCGGCCAGTTCCACCGTAAACGATCAATTGTTGCCAATCGAGCGCCACACGTTCATCCAGATTATTATTCAGCATTCGGAGCGCGGCTTCGGTATCCCAGTCACAGCATTGCAGCTTCAATGAGGTCCTAGCCCTTGGGGACCGTTTGGGACACAGTTCCATGGCCATCGGGCGTTTGGCGGCGGGAGAGGGAGGTTTCATTTTTTCTTCTCCTTGCGGGAAGCGACCCCCAGGCAAAAATTATAAAACAGGGCGGCGGCCAGGCGGCCGGTGCGTTCGTCCTCGATTGCCGGGTTGTATTCCGAAATGTCAAAAAGAGACACCGAGGGGTGACACCCGGACCGATAGGCGATAGATACCGCGTCCTGAGCGCTCAACCCCAAAATTCCGGGGCAGGAGACCCCTGGCGCATCGGAGGCCGCCACCGAATCGAGGTCAAAACTGACAAACACAGAAGAACATTTCCAGGCGAGATTGCCAAGCGAAGCCTGAAAACTGTCGATCACATATCCATGATGTTGAATTTCATCCAGCCACAGGATGCGGCCCTTCTTAGCGCGAATATATTCGGCATGTTCCTGACTGCACTGGCTTCCCTGAGCACCGAATTCGATGAAGTTTTCGCCATCGAACCGATCATCTTCCAGCAACTGGCGAAACGAAGACCCGCTATGGGCCCGGCCATCCTTTAATGGACGAACGTCCAGGTGGGCATCAATATTGATGACCCCCACCATCTTATCTTTCTGATGATGGAGCAGAGCTGAAACGTTGGGGTAGGATTGATCGTTCCCGCCTCCGATAACAAAAGGGATGCCCCCTTTTTTTAAAATGGAGGCGACTTTCTCAGTCAACCGGGCGTGAGCTTCTTCAAGAGGGATGTCAGCCGGGATGTCACCGGCGTCGGTGACCGAAAGTGACGACAAGTCGATGTCTTTTTCAGGATTGTGAACCGTGCCGAACCGCTTGAGCCAGAATCGAAATTTCTCCGGCCCCAGCCGGGCTCCCGCACGGCCTCCGTTGAGGGAAACTCCCTGATCATGAGGAAATCCCAAAAGAACGATATGACCACTTTCTCCTCTTCCAATAATATCCCACAGCCTGATATCGATCATACTACTTATATAAGTCCTGCCGGGCTGTTTGTAAACAGCGTATTGTCCGGGGACAAAAGACAACGCTTAAAATCTTGTAAGCGGCAGTCTTATTTGTTATATTTCAGGATTCAAAATTCTAATTAAGGAGAATCCCTAATGTCCGCAGCCGCCGAAGCTTTAAAAAAGGCTATCGAGCATGAGAAACTGGCTCTCGAAAGATATAAAGAGGCCATGAATTGCTCCACCCACGATGAAACCCGAGAAACCCTGAAAAAAATCGCTGCCGATAAAAACCAGCAAATCGATTCCCTGTCCTGGATGGTTCTGGCTGAGGCGGGTCAATTGGAAGACCGAGCCGAGTCGGAAGAAGCTGAAGCTCCAAAGAGCAACGCCAGTAAGTGTCCTTTTTCAGGAGCGCTCAAGGAAATGGGCGTTGACATCACCAAAATGGGTGAAATGTCTCCTGAAATGATGGAAAAGATGATGGGCGGTATGTCGCGTGAGGAAATGGCCAAATCGATGGGACTCACTCCTGATGCAGGCAGTGAGAAAAAAGCGTAATCCTGACAACCCTCTCTATGCCTTCTCCCAAACCCATAGACCTTCTTGTCGCTTGCCGGGCGTGCGAGATTGAAAATCTGATCAACAGCTATACCCCTGACCTGCCTGCCGTGTGCAGTCAGTGTCGGGAACGGCTGATTGACCTGAGTCTTGTCGATACCCACCAGGAAATCAAATGTGGAGATTGCGGGATGGTCCTGCTTCTCCCCAAAGACACCGAAGTCTCCAGGGAATCGACCTGTCGTTGTGGAAGCTCCAATCTGTTTCTTCAAACGGCGCCAACCATCCCACTTCTGGCTCAGGAGGCTGGGGCGTTCAAAGATGAAGACGCTGACCCTGCAAACGATGATTTCGACTGGTGTCGTCCCTCTTCCACTGACGAAATGTCGGAGGATTACAACGACGTATTCGACAACGACCCGGGGTTTTAATCCTCCTTCGCGGAGGGCGACCAGGCCCCGGCCTGGAGCGAATTTGCTCACGACGGGCAGCGCTTTCTGATTTTCATTTAAACTTTGTCAATTTATAAACCCATCGAACGTTAACATTGGGTCCAGCGTCACGCTGGCGGCAGACGCTTGTGATATCCTTTCCGCTGCCTTCATCCCTGTCATATCTCCTCCATAAATTTCATGCCCCGGAGGGGGGTAGCAAGGGAACGCTTCGCTCACGAATCGCCCCTTGCTGGCGATCATTTTCGATTCCGATTTGAATTGGAAAATTCGGCTCGAAATTTTCCCCCGAACCTCCCCCCTTCCAACTTCCCCAGTGGGTGAAGGTTACGAGGCGCAAAGCAAAGTATTCTTATTTTTCAACACTATTCCCTTGTCATTTATAAGGAAACCCCCTTATAATCGGAAGGTCGATACCAAGTGGAACTCATTGAAATATTGGCTAAAACGACTATTAAACCAGCCGATTTTCCTACTCTAAATTGCACAACAACCGCATTTGTTTTACAATCAACACGTGCTTAATCCAATAAATCATTATGAAACAAAAAGTTCCAACTCCAAAAGAGCTGTGGGAAGGTAATCTCGAGCAAGCCACCTCGATCATTGAGTCCCATCATACCTTTCTGTTCAGCGCTGATATCGATCCTGATTCCGTAGGGGCCATGATGTCCCTTTCGCTTTACCTCAGGATGCTGGACAAGCAGGTTTATATTGTCATTTCCAATGCCTTGGGTGAAAACCTGAATTATCTGGAAAAAATGATCGATTACAACGGCATCCACACGCTTCGCACTACCGATGAAATTGCCGGCGTCAAGGATGTGGTCGATGCGGTTATTTTCTGCGATACAGCCAATACCAAGCTGGTTCCCTTTTACCCTTTCATTTGGGAGCACCTGCTATCGCGCAACCTCCCCGTCATTGAAATCGACCACCATTTTGGAGCCGACAGCGAAAAACTGTCGGACCATGGGGTGACTCTGTTTCGCAAAGCCAATGCCACAACGGAAATCACCGGGGAACTTCTCAAAAAACTGCACCAAAAATACCCAGAGAAACCGCATCCCTTTAATCAGAGAAATATCGTCATCAGTATCCTGACGGGTATTCTTGGCGATACGGTTGGCGGGCGAACAGTCCCCTGTAAACAAAGCTACGTTCAATGGGTCGGGTCCCTGGGAAATAAGCTGAAAAGGAATACGCGCTGGAGGAAACCGAATGGCGCTCGACCAGGGGATGATAAAAAAACCAAGTTTGGCAATCCACAGCAGATCCTGGATTATTTGAACCGGCTGTCTCTCGACCAGGAAGTTTGCATTAAAAGTTTGAAAAAGCGGATGGTGGTTGAGGGTGATGTGTGCTCCCTCAATCTTTTAAACTCTACTTATTCCCAGGTCGAGGATGTCTGTCGGCCCTACGACTCGCCCTGGTTTGCCTATATTCTGGGTTTTCTATTGGACCAAATCCCCAACACATCCGGCAAAGTGGGTCTGCTTTATTTTCATGGCAAAAATGCGGATGACAGAGACTGCATTTATATCAAAATGCGGCGGTCCACCGATTATTCAGGAATCGACCTTAGAACCACAGAATGTCAACTGCGGGCCGTCTTCGGCGGAAAATACATGGGCGGCGGCGGGCATCCGGGAGCGGCTTCCTTCCGCATTCATCCGCACGATGAAAACGAGTTTCTGGCAAAATTCGAAAAGGTCGTGGAATCCATTCAGAAAACCATCGTTTGAGAACACTACCTGCCTCCCTCTTTTCTCTCAATCTCCACTAAAAAATTTAATCTCTAGGGCACCTCTAAAAATTGACTAAATGTTCTTATATCGTCAATTCAAAGAAGTGTCTTTGTTATAGTGGGACAGGCTTTCCAGCCTGTTCGCACGGGCTGGAAAGCCCGTGCCACTGATTTAAGAAACTCTTTACAATGTTCAATTCCCTTTTAAAAACTAATTTTCAGAGGTGCCCTCTATTTAATATTCTTCTGAATATTAACCGGTCAAAATCATTGAACGTTTTTAAGACCCCCAACACCGCAAAATAAAGCACGATGCTCAAAAGAACAGCGGGGACTAAAGCAAGCGTGTCCCAACCCATCAGTAACACAGCCATTGCCCCTGCCGCCAGAACAGGACGCCAGAGCAACACGAGGATTTTTGTGTTCCCGCAAATTTCCCGGACCTTGAAATAATAAACGCCAAACAGCAAAAATTGCGTCAGCGTGGCGGCCCAGGCCGCTCCCTCCATGCCCCATTTCGGGATTAGAAACAAATTCAAAAACACATTGAAAACTGCCGCCCCGCCTGTTATTTGCAAAACGCTGCGGGTTTTGTTTTGCGACAGCAACAGATAGGCCGCCAGATCGTTCAAACACAGCAGAGGAAAGCCCAGGGACATAATCATTAAAACCGTCCCGCCCGTATCAAAGGAGGCCCCGTAAAGCAGACCCAGTAGCCGGGGAGCGAGAAGAAACATGCCCACCGACAGCGGGATGCTGATCAGAAGCAAATAGCGGACGGTTTGCTGCCAGATTTTTTGGTAATGATCGCTCCCCTCCTTGAAGGTTTTCGCCAATACCGGAAACACTCCCAAACGGATACTGGCAATCAACAAGGAAAGCGTTTCAATCAATTTGAACGCCGCAGAATACCATCCCGTCTCCAGTTCCCCGCGCAGGAAAAACAACAACACCGCATCGATGCGGAAATATATATAGGTGAACAGGAGCAATCCGCATAAAGGCAATGCACCCTTGAAAATCTCCCGCACCAATTGGCGATCAGACGCCGGCGGTGACGGCTCTGAATATATAACAGCCATCTGCCGATGAGCGGCCACAAGAATAAGAACTGCAGAAACAAAAAAAGCGGTGGAGAATATCACCACATCGCCTCCCTGAAGTAAAACCGCCAACCCCAGGAAAAAAAACAATGTCCGTTGCGCAATCAATAAAATGGAAACGATGCGCATGTGTTCAAAGGCGCGGAACACTGCCATGTACATTTCGGTGTATCCATTGATCATCAACGCCAGCCCAATGGCCACAGCGGCAAGAAGGCTCACCGGTTCCAGAGCCGCCATCCACAAAGCTCCCGCCAAAACCAGCCCCGTCGCCAAAGATAATTTCAACTTCATTACCAACACGTTTTGGAGATAGCCAGAGGCATTTTGCGGATGGCGGCTGACTTCCCGGGTCAAAAAAATGCTGAGGCCCGCATCGATGAATACGATAAGGGCACCCGTAGCCGCGAAAGCAAAACTGAAAATGCCGTACCCCTCGCCTCCCAGAAACCGGGCGGCAATAATCTGGGTCACGAGAGCGATGACTTTTGAAAACCCCTCTGCGCCAAACAGCCAGATGGAGTTCTTTACCAGCCTTTCCGCTTTCTCGGCTTTTTCTTTGAGAGGTCCATCCATCGTTTCAACTCCTTCGCGGAGAGTGACTTTGCTAACGACGTGCAATATTTCTCGCCAATAAATCTATCACACGTCAATACTGGGTCCAGCGTCACGCTGGCTCCTTGGCGGAGGGCGAGTTTGCTCACGGCATGTAATGTTTTCTGGCCCCGCTACGCGGAGAAGAAAAACTCAGCGCGTGTGATATTTCACACTTGCCTTCATGCCCCGCAGGGGTAAAGCGGAATTCAGCCAGCTATAAACCTATCGAACGTCAATATTGAGTCCAGCGTCACGCTGGTCCAGGTGAATCCGCTTGATGTACAGAAGCTCCATCGAGTTCATTTCGAGTCCCTTGATGTGCGGTTTGATGAGCAGGTTTTGCACCTGAATAAAAAGCGAGATCATCGCTGTATCGATTTCGGTCAATAGCGTCTGCGCCTCGTCGTAAAGGGCCTGGCGTTGTTTTGGATCGCGAATGACCGGGCCTTTCGCTACCAGTTCATCATAACGGGAATTGGCCCAGCGCAGGCGGTTATTGCCGCTGGTGGAAATAAACAGGTTCATGAAATTATCCGGGTCGGGGAAATCCGCCCCCCAGCCCAACCGGAACAGAGGCGGCGGGTCCATCTGCAACCGACTGAGAAACACCTTCCACTCCTGGCTTTCAAATTCAATGTCCACATTCAGATGTTGCTTCCATTGCGCTTGCAGAAATTCGGCGATGAGCCGGTTGCGGCTTTCTGTATTGAACATGGCTTGCGTGACAGGAAAGCCTTTGCCCTCCGGGTAGCCGGCGTCCGCTAACAACCGGCGCGCTTTTTCAGGGTTAAATTTTGGCCCGATATCCGGGTTGTAGCCAAACATGCCTTTCGGAATCCAGGAGGAAGTTGGAATTTCTCCTCCCTGGAGGATGATCGGAATTTGCGAGCGATCCACAGCGTGTGAAAATGCTTGCCGCACGCGAACGTCATCGAAAGGCGGTTTCTCGACATTGAAGCCGTAATAATACCCCCGCAACTGCGGCAGGCTTCGGTAATCCGGGCTATTTTTATAATGTGGTATCGCTACCGGCGGCAGTTCCAGAATATCCAGTTCCCCGGTTTCATAAAGGGTCAAGGCGGTGGTCGGTTCCTCCACAACATAAATCAGGACCGTATCGATCGCTGGCCGTCCTTCGTAGTGACGGTCGTTGGCCTTTAAGATCAGCTTGTATTCGTGTTTCCATTCATCCAGGGTGAAGGGGCCATTGGTCACGATATTTCCCGGTTCGGTCCAGAGATCTCCGTACCGCTCCACAATATCCTCTCGCATGGGAAACGTCACCATGAAGGTCACGATACTTGGAAAATAAACCACCGGTTTTTTGAGTTTGACTTCGAGCACCGTGGGAGTAACCGCGCGCACCCCCACTTTTGCAGGGTCGGTTATTTTCCCTGAGTTGTACTCTGCGGCATTTTCAATATCAAACAGAAAATAAGCGTACTGGGCGGCGGTTGCCGGGTTGAGCAGGCGTTTCCAGGAGTATTCAAAGTCGTGGGCAGTGACCGGTTTTCCGTCACTCCAGAACACATCGTCACGCAAATAAAAAGTGATGACCCTGCCGTTTTCGGAAAATTCCCAGCGTTTTGCCACGGCAGGAACCGCTTCCAGATCGGCATTATACTGAGTGAGTCCTTCCATGAGATTGGTGAGGATATTGAAGGAGATGCTATCCGTCGCCAGCGACCAATCCAGAGTGGGCGGCTCGGCCCTGACCGCCATGCGAAACGACCGTCCATGATTGTCAATGGAATCGGTGCAGGCGGATATTATCCCCAGCAGGATAATAAACGAAAATGTCCGTAAGTAGCTGGTTAGCAAGGCTTTAACGTTGACAGGAATCATCAAATTCATAGGCTAAGAGAATAGCATTCTTTCCACCATATTAATCCTTTACTTTTCAAGGGACATCGCTAGAATAAAATCCTTTAATCCAATCAAGAAATTTTATGGCAGACGATATCTCCTACATTCGCAGGTGGCTCAAGAAGGGTATCAGCAAGGATGGGCTGACCCTTGATCTTTCCAACAAGGGAATCCGCAACCCGGAGGCATTGGAATTGGCGGAAAACATGTCCGTTCCCGACCTGGAAATTATCTACCTGCATACCAACAAAATCAAAGACATCGGGTTGGAGGAGTTGGCCGAATCGGAGTTGTTTGAAACCCTCAAGGAGCTATGGCTTTACGAAAACCTGATCGGCAATGACGGGGCCCGGGCTTTGGCGGAATCTTCCAAGCTCGGCGGTTTGCGCTACCTGAGTTTATACACCAACCGCATCGGTGACGCAGGCGCTGTGGCTCTGGCTCAGTCTTCCGCACTGAAAAATCTGGAAACGCTGGATCTTTCGTTCAACCGCATCGGTGACGCGGGCGCTATCGCTCTGGCCGAATCCACCCAATTACAAAAATTAAAGGTCCTGCACCTGGACGCAAACCGTATTGGTTTTGAGGGCATGACAGCCCTCGCCCAGGCACCCGGACTTAAAAGTTTAACGACTCTTAACATGATGTACAACAAAATCGACCCTCAAGGTTTACAGATCATGCAGGATTCAGCACGCCTGCAGAACCTGAAAGCCGTGAAGACGGATTTGCTTGTCGCTGACGACTGATTGATGGACTCAAAAAAACACGATTTAAACCTCGTTCGACGGTTGCGGGAAAGCGTCGAAGAGGAGAACAAATGCCTGGACTTAAGGTATGAACGCATGGGAGATGCGGGAGTCACTCTGCTGGTGCGGAGTTTTGACCTTTCTCACGTCACCCGCCTGGAATTGAGTTGGAACGAACTCACCAGCACCGGGCTGACAGCCCTTGCGGAATGCGCCTCTCTCAAGAATCTGACATCACTAGTTTTGGATGCAAACAAAATCGGCAACGCTGGCATCGAAGCTTTGGCCAAGTCTCCGAATTTTGCCAAATTACAATTCCTCAGCCTGATCAACAATCGAGTCGGCGATGCAGGAGCCTTGCACCTGATAAAATCTTCCCTACTGGAAAACCTGCAAACTCTGATTCTCGAAATGAATCGCGTGGGCCGCTCCCGGCTGACACAATTTCCCGATGGCCCTGCAAACCCCTCGCTCCGCTTGCTGAACCTCAGGCGCAACGAGGTTGGCGACAGCACCCTCGCCGATTGGGTGCAAACCGGAGCATTCAGCCATTTGCAGCATGTAAACCTCGGCTGGAACCAGATCACCGACACGGGGGCCAAGACCCTGGCGCATGCTCCCACAATGAATCGTATTCAAGAGCTGATTCTCGATTCCAATTCCATTGGCAATGACGGCGCACAGGCTTTAGCGGACTCCAAACACTTGATGAGTCTGACTACATTATATTTGCACGACAATGGTTTTACCGGCAAGGGCGAAACCACCCTGCAGGATATGAAGATCCGCATCCTGGTGAAAAAAAATCTCACAGGTTCCGTCCTGAACCTCAACGAAAGCCGTCTGACCAACAAGGACATGGAAGCCCTGGCCCGCTCAGGAATGTTGGCGGATGTGGAAACGCTTTCTCTGCGTGCCAACGATTTTGATCACAGTGGACTCCGAGCTCTGACAGAATCCGGAGCGATAAAAAAACTGACCTCCCTCAACCTGATGCACAATGGCATCGGCAATAAAGGGGCCGTTCTTTTAGCCGAAAGCACGATGTTGAAGCATTTAAAAACCCTCAACCTCGAACGCACCGAAATCACTTGCCCGGGGTTTCTCGCTCTAACACAATCGAGCAACTTAAATAATCTGGAAGAGTTGAATCTCAGCCGCAACAAAATCACCGAGAGAGGCATTCGCATGCTCTCCGGGTCAAAAAACTTCAGGAACCTGAAAACCTTGCGGGCGACCGACATTTTCATGGGCGATACGGGTTTCGAAGCCCTGGCCCTGTCGAACCACCTGGAGCAATTGCAGGACCTGCAGGTCA
Proteins encoded:
- a CDS encoding flippase yields the protein MDGPLKEKAEKAERLVKNSIWLFGAEGFSKVIALVTQIIAARFLGGEGYGIFSFAFAATGALIVFIDAGLSIFLTREVSRHPQNASGYLQNVLVMKLKLSLATGLVLAGALWMAALEPVSLLAAVAIGLALMINGYTEMYMAVFRAFEHMRIVSILLIAQRTLFFFLGLAVLLQGGDVVIFSTAFFVSAVLILVAAHRQMAVIYSEPSPPASDRQLVREIFKGALPLCGLLLFTYIYFRIDAVLLFFLRGELETGWYSAAFKLIETLSLLIASIRLGVFPVLAKTFKEGSDHYQKIWQQTVRYLLLISIPLSVGMFLLAPRLLGLLYGASFDTGGTVLMIMSLGFPLLCLNDLAAYLLLSQNKTRSVLQITGGAAVFNVFLNLFLIPKWGMEGAAWAATLTQFLLFGVYYFKVREICGNTKILVLLWRPVLAAGAMAVLLMGWDTLALVPAVLLSIVLYFAVLGVLKTFNDFDRLIFRRILNRGHL
- the hutI gene encoding imidazolonepropionase produces the protein MEKVICFKNIGELIQVDPEGETPKLVRKTKCAMLVSQGRVNKVIRDSGIDPKKYSRVIDCEGKSVIPGLVDCHTHLIYAGERKGEMEQRATGTSYMEILKNGGGILGTVDATRKATEEELYESAKKRVRRMMTLGTTAFEIKSGYGLDLDTEMKMLKVGQRLRKNLRIPITLTYLGAHAVPKGQKISQYFEFVMEHLPKFRGLADGVDIFCERDVFTVADLRRLFLHAKLVGFHQLRAHVEEFSHQGGCYNAAQLGAISCDHLEHATPHDIRAMELSGTTAVLMPGVTFFLGGKKIPPVHALIEAGVTLALGTDCNPGSSPSYNMQTVLTLAHSLYRISPEQALIAATYGSARALDSHKEYGGLLPGQRADFLVLKTNDYRDMFYYFGENFVDQTWSAGKKVKAEKDPVVC
- a CDS encoding formimidoylglutamase encodes the protein MIDIRLWDIIGRGESGHIVLLGFPHDQGVSLNGGRAGARLGPEKFRFWLKRFGTVHNPEKDIDLSSLSVTDAGDIPADIPLEEAHARLTEKVASILKKGGIPFVIGGGNDQSYPNVSALLHHQKDKMVGVINIDAHLDVRPLKDGRAHSGSSFRQLLEDDRFDGENFIEFGAQGSQCSQEHAEYIRAKKGRILWLDEIQHHGYVIDSFQASLGNLAWKCSSVFVSFDLDSVAASDAPGVSCPGILGLSAQDAVSIAYRSGCHPSVSLFDISEYNPAIEDERTGRLAAALFYNFCLGVASRKEKKK
- a CDS encoding class I SAM-dependent methyltransferase, whose amino-acid sequence is MKKINRTPVKTRRKPPTRANKTSSGKVTAWDQAARWYDALVGMYGSDFQKDIIMPGVFKLLDLKSGSRVLDLACGQGVFSRYLLAQGMKVEGLDLSEELIGFAQSRSKPAIHFHVADARDASALKLSSFDAVACLLAVQNMEEIEPVFRNVAQWLKPDGRFVFVTTHPCFRIPRQTHWGWDEEKKIEYRRVDRYATDLTIPIITPRVASSEGYTYTYHRSLQNYFEALAAAGLCVERLEEWASEKNSEPGKRAKAENRARKEIPLFLALSARPIPIKPASQK
- the hutU gene encoding urocanate hydratase, which encodes MELCPKRSPRARTSLKLQCCDWDTEAALRMLNNNLDERVALDWQQLIVYGGTGRAARNWREYHRIVYELKRLKPDQTLCIQSGKPVYIARSHPEAPRVIIANSNLVPAYATQEHFDHLDRLGLMMYGQMTAGSWIYIGTQGILQGTYETFGACGKQEFGASSLLGKWIFTSGLGNMGAAQPLAGTMNEACILIAEVNPAQVERRLREGYLDRATASMDEALQWIDEGLAQKKPVSVGLIVNGATAAKQLLERKRIPDIVTDQTSAHNLMDYVPEGKSYDSLMTLKGKNPDEYRKRSLSTTVEHARAMIELQNQGAVVFDYGNNLRGQAELGGLDIRKKDGSFIYPGFVLAYIRPLFFEGQGPFRWAMLSGKKKDLWAVDDAVIKTFPEKTGLHRWIEKARKQVPVLGLPTRVCWLGYGEREKMGRVMNRLVKSGKVAAPIVIGRDHLDCGSVASPNRETEGMVDGSDAVADWPLLNFAVNAVSGASWVSYHHGGGVGIGNSLHAGMVIVADGTRKKQDRLDRVLTNDPGLGIARHVDAGYEIAIKVAKEKKVPLPLLRGGRIRGKRL